The nucleotide window GACCGCGGCCATGGTCATGCCCATCGGATGGGCGTCGTACCGGAAACCCTCGATGAAGGTCTTGATGTTCTCGTGCAGGAACGTGTGGAACGTGATGTCGTGCGTCCACTGCGCCAGCTCGTCGGAGGTCGGCAGCTCACCGTTCAGCAGCAGGTAGGCCACCTCCAGGAAGGTGGAGGACTCGGCGAGCTGCTCGATCGGGTAGCCGCGGTACTCCAGGATCCCGGCTTCGCCGTCGATGTAGGTGATCGCGCTGCGGCAGGATGCGGTGTTCACGAACCCCGGGTCGTAGGTGGCCAGCCCCGGCTCACCATCGACCGCGATCTGCTTCAGATCGGCGGCGCGAATTGTGCCGTCGGTGATGGCGACCTCGTAGTCCCGCCCGGTCCGGTTGTCGCGAATGGTGAGGGTTTCGGTCATGGGCTCAAATTACGCGGAGACGAGTCGTGGCGGCCAGTTGGGGCCGTATGATTTGAGCCACCCACCGCACTGGTCTGGTCGATGGCGACGTCCGGCCGATCGGTTGATGAGGCGCGTTTTGACCCGAGGGTGCCCCCGCAGGTAACCTAAACCGCTGTTGCGCTCAGCGCGCCGTGGGTTCGCGTGTGCACGGAATCGGCGGCAGGTTTCCGGTGACGGACTTGCTGGCTCCGGCTGACGCGCAAACTCAGTTCACATCAGAAGCGAAGAAAGATTGGTCTGCGACCGTGTCCACGTACAGCCCGAAGCCCGGTGACATCACCCGGGAATGGCATGTCATCGATGCCACCGACGTCGTCCTGGGTCGTCTCGCCGTGACCGCGGCGGGCCTGCTGCGCGGCAAGCACAAGCCGACCTTCGCTCCGCATGTCGACGGCGGTGACTTCGTCATCATCGTCAACGCCTCGAAGATCGCGTTGACCGGCAACAAGCGCACCGACAAGCTGGCCTACCGGCACTCCGGTCGCCCGGGCGGGTTGAAGGCGATCAGCTACGGCGAGCTGCTCGACACCGATCCGCGCAAGGCCGTGGAGAAGGCGGTCTGGGGCATGCTCCCGAAGAACCGGCTGAGCCGGAAGATGATCAAGAAGCTCAAGGTGTACGCCGGTCCGGAGCACCCGCACAACGCGCAGAAGCCGCAGCCGTACGAGATCACCCAGCTCGCCCAGTAACAGTTGACAGCAGGAGAATCACCGACCGTGACCGAGAACGTAACCGAGGCCCAGGCCACCGAGGCCGAGCAGACCGAGGAGCTCACCCCCTTCACTGAGGGTGAGAAGGAGATCGCCTACCGCAGCGAGGGTGGCGAGTCCCGCGGCGCCGCCGGCACCGGCAGCCGTCCGGCCGTCATCGCGGCCGCCGGCGCGACCGGTCGCCGCAAGGAGGCCATTGCTCGGGTTCGGATCATCCCGGGCTCCGGCAGCTGGACCATCAACGGCCGCACCCTCGAGGCGTACTTCCCGAACAAGGTGCACCAGCAGATCGTCTCCGAGCCCTTCTCCACCGCAGCGGTGGACGGCGCGTACGACGTGATCGCCCGGATCAACGGCGGCGGCACCAGCGGCCAGGCCGGTGCGCTGCGCCTGGGCATCGCCCGCGCGCTGAACGAGGTCGACGCCGAGGCCAGCCGCCCGAGCCTGAAGAAGGCCGGCATGCTGACCCGCGACGCCCGGATCAAGGAACGCAAGAAGGCCGGCCTGAAGAAGGCCCGCAAGGCCCCGCAGTACAGCAAGCGCTGATCCACGCCGGGTTGTCAGCGTCAGGATGAGTTGTCAGCGTCAGGATGGGCTATGGCGACTTCTGACGCTGACAAGTCGGGATTTCTAGGGGGCTGAATGGGCCGGTTGTTCGGTACGGACGGTGTGCGCGGCGTCGCGAACGCCGATCTCACGGCGGAGCTTGCGCTCGATCTGTCCGTTGCTGCGGCCCATGTTCTCGGTGAAGCAGGTGAACTCGCCCGGGCGCGTCCGATCGCGGTGGTCGGTCGTGATCCGCGCGCATCCGGCGAGTTCCTCGAGGCCGCCGTCATCGCAGGCCTGGCCAGTGCCGGCATCAACGTGGTCCGGCTGGGCGTGCTGCCCACCCCCGCGGTCGCCCACCTGACCGGCTCGACCGCGGCCGATCTCGGCGTGATGATCTCCGCCAGTCACAACCCGATGCCGGACAACGGCATCAAGTTCTTCGCCCGCGGCGGCGCCAAGCTGGACGACGCCCTGGAGGACGCCATCGAACGGCGGCTCGGCGAGAGCTGGGCCCGACCGACCGGCGCCGGCGTCGGCCGCGTCACCTACCAACCGGAGCTGGTCGACGGCTACGTCGACCACCTGGTCAACAGCGCCGGTGACGGCGCCGGCCTGGACGGCATCCACGTCGTGGTCGACTGCGCCAACGGTGCGGCCCATCGGACCGCCGCTGCAACCTACGGCCGGCTCGGCGCCAAGGTCACCACGATCAACGCCGAGCCGGACGGCATCAACATCAACGACGGCGCGGGCTCGACCCATATCGAATCCCTGCAGAAGAGGGTCGTCGCCGAGGGTGCCGATCTCGGCATCGCGCTGGACGGCGACGCCGACCGCTGCCTGGCGGTCGACGCGGAGGGAACCGCGGTCGACGGCGATCAGATCATGGCGATCCTGGCCATCGGTCTGCAGGAGCTCGGCAGGCTCAGCGGCGACACTCTGGTCGCCACCGTGATGAGCAATCTCGGCCTGACCCAGGCGATGAGCAAGTACGGCATCACCGTCGAGCAGACCAAGGTCGGCGACCGGTACGTCCTGGAGACGATGCGGGCCGGCGGCTTCAGCCTGGGCGGCGAACAGTCCGGTCACGTGGTGTTGGCCGAGCACGCCACCACTGGTGACGGTGTGCTGACCGGGCTGCATCTGATGCAGCGGATGGCGGTCAGCGGTCGTTCGCTGGCCGAGCTGGCCGCGGTGATGGAACGCCTCCCGCAGGTGCTGGTGAACGTCCGCGACGTGGACAAGAACCGCACCGACACCGCCCCCGCGGTGGTCGAGGCGGTCGCCGCCGCCAACGCTGAGCTCGGCGACAGCGGCCGGGTGCTGCTGCGGCCCTCCGGCACCGAGTCCCTGGTCCGGGTGATGGTCGAGGCACCGTCGGCCGATCAGGCCCAAGCCGTCGCCAACCGGCTGGCCCACATCGTTCGTACCTCGCTGGGTGTCCGCACCGTCTGATCCGTCTCCGACTTGTCAGAAGGTGGTTGGGCTATGACCCAACTACGTTCTGACAACTCGGTGAGGGTCAGAAGTTGAAGACGTGGCGGAGGTCGGAGGACAGGCTGAGGCCGAAGATGAGGGCGATGATGGCGGCGACCACGGTCAGCAGCAGGCTGAACAGGGTGGCGCCGAGGGCGAAGAAGAAGCCGAGCTTGAGGGCGGTGCCGGCACCGATGAGCATGCGGGTCCGGGTGGAGCGGTTCGCAGCAGGGACGGCGGGGAGTTCCTGAGTTGTCATGGCCGGAAAACTACCCGGCAAGGTCCTCCGAGGCGGGTTCCCGAACCGCCGTGGCGTCAATCTCCTCGGCCGATCGACCTGATGAATGATCCGCCGAGCGATCGAAGTCGCTCTCGTCCTCGTCCGGCCGGGCCGCGGGCAGGATGAAGCGGAAGATCGCGCCGTCGCCGTTCGGGCTCTCCGCCCAGATCCGTCCACCGTGTCGCTCGACGATGCTGCGGGAGATGGACAGCCCGAGGCCGCTGCCTCCCATCTCGCGTCGATCGGAGGAGTCGACCTGTTCGAACCGTTCGAAGATCTGCTCGAGCTTGTCGGCCGGGATGCCGCGGCCGCGATCGGCGACCCAGAAGACGATCATGTCCCGATCTGCGCCCTCGTGATCAACGGCACCATGATCAACAGGTACGTGTTCGGCCGAGCCGTGATCGCCCAGCCCAGCCTCACCAGGACCATGGCCACCGCGACCATGATCACCAGTGCCTCCACCCACCGCAGCAAGATCAACCGGGCCAAGATCAACTCGGTCTCCGACGGGCCCGGCACCCACCTGTACGGCGTCCCCGGTGGGCGAATACTTGATCGCGTTGCTGATCAGGTTGACCAGGGTCTGCACGATCCGATCGGCATCGACGTTCACCGTCCCCGAACTGGGCTCGATGATCACCTGCACCTGCGCCGCGGCAGCGATCGGCCGGAGCTGACTGGCCGCCACTTCCAGCAGTTCGACGGCATCATGATCACGGAAGTCCATCGGCATGCTGCCCGATTCCATCCGGTCGATGTCGAGAATGTCGTTGACCAGTCGACCCAGCCGCTCGGTGCTGTTCAGGGCGATGTTGATCATGCGCTGCGCCTGCGGGCCGAGGTTGCCGAGCCGCTGATCGGCCAACAGGCCAAGGGATCCACGGATCGCGGTCAACGGCGTACGAAGTTCATGGCTGACCACCGAGACGAACTCGCGCTTCATCCGGTCGACCTCCCGCCGCTGGGTGATGTCACGGAAGACGATCACCGCACCCGGAAAGCTGGTCTGGCTGTCCAGCGGGCTGGCGGTCACCTCGACCGGGATCTGCCGGCCGTCGGCGCAGACGTAGATGTCCTCCTCGCTGTTGGTCGCGCCGGACTCGATCGCCTCGGCGATGTAGCAGTGCTCGTAGTCGTAGGCGGTTCCGTCGAGTTGCGGCGCGTGGAACAGGTCGTGGGCGTTGCGACCGATCAGATCCTCGATCCGGTAGCCGAGCGCCCGGGCGGCCGACGGGTTGGCGGTGGTGATCTTGCCTTCGGAGTCGACGCCGTAGATGCCGTCGCCGACCGAATTCAGCATCAACTCGCTCTGCCGAGTGACCGATTCGAGCTCCCGGGTGCGGGCCGACACCCGGCGTTCCAGGCTGCCGCGAAGACGCTCGTTGTCCACGATCAGGATCACCTGACGGACCACCACCGCGATCACCAGAATCAGCCAGAGCCCGCCGATCCACGGACTGACCATGGCCGAGGCACTCGGTGCGTTCGACGCCGCGGCGATCAGCAACACGCCGAAGGTGAGAATGGTGTCGGCGATCGGCGACGCCTGCCTCGCAGGCGACGCGTCGGCCGGTTGCCGGGTCCGCCGCGGGACCCGGGCCGCCAGCGCCAGGCAGGCGTAGCCGAGCGGCCAGAGCAGCGGCGCCGGACTGTTGAAGAAGTCGACCCCGTGCTCGATCAGCACCCAACGTGCCAGGTCGGTGCCGGCCCAGATGACGAAGCCGAGCGCCAGCAGCGCCAGCACCGGCCGGTCGGATCGATTGCCGCGGATCAACAACAACGCGGCCACCGTGGCCAGGATCGTGTCGGTGGCCATCACCGCCAGCGAATCGATTCGGGTGAAGGGATTCTGCCCCTCGGCCAACACCGACGGCAGCGCCAGTACGGTGACCGTGAGCAGCACCGAGCCGGCGATCACCACTCCGTCCAGGATCATCCGGAACAACTCGGTGCCGCGCTGTTTCGCCGCCGGGAAGGCGGCCATCCCGACGATCGCGAAGATGCCGCCGATCACGTACCCCAGGTCACCCAGGCTGCTCAGCACGGGCCGGCCGAGGAGCATGGTGACCGCGATCCAGCAATTGCCGAAGGTGGCGAAAACGCCCGCGATCGAGAGCAGCACCCAGGCCCGCCGCTGGCGCCGATCCGGCCCGCGCCAGGCCGCGATCCCGGCGGCGATCGCCAACGCGAGGCTGCCGGCGACCTGAGCCACCCCGTTCACCCAGACCAGCGAGCTGTGGCCGACCAGACCGAGGATCTCCAGCAACGCGGCGGTGCACAGGGCGACGAAGGTGATGGCCAGGCCGATGAAGACGTTGGGGTAGCGCTGGACGGCGCGCGACAGCGAACTGCGTGCGCTCGACCGCCGTCCTGGCACAGCTCCTCCGTTGCGTTGTTTCGCAGCAGACATCATGACCGGGCTCACGTTGCCCCGGTCATGCTACCTACTACGATGTCGGGTGCCATCGGCTCAACTCGGGGATCGCGCTGGACGTCGGAGTCAACCAGCTCGTCGGATACAGATCGTGCAGCGCGTGCGGAGCCGAAACCGGGGAAAAGACAAGAATGCGGCGGTGAAGGCATGACCACCAAAGACGTGCTGCTCGTCGACGATGACGCCTCGATTCGTGAAGTGATACAGCTGACCCTCGAACTGGTCGGCGGCTGGCACGTGCACCTTGCAGCCAGCGGAGTCGAGGCGCTGGAGCAGGTGCAAGAACGCCGCCCGGATGCAATCCTGTTGGACATGATGATGCCGGGGATGGATGGCGCGACCACGCTGGCCCGGTTGCGCGAGGCGGGCGGTGAGAAGGACGTGCCGGTGATCCTGTTGTCGGCCAAGCTGCAGCAACGGCGCGACGACGACCAGCTCGACGGACTGGGGGTGGCCGGGGTGATCGGCAAACCGTTCGATCCGATCGCGCTGCCCGGTCAGATCCGCACCATCCTCGGGTGGGCCGAATGAGCCCGACCGAGTCCGACGTCAGCGCGGCCGAGGCGGACCCCCTGGATCGCGTACACGAGATCTTCGATCGGGCGCGTGAGCGCAACCTCTGCCGGGCCGAGGAGTTGGCCGGCTGGGTGACCGCGGCCGAACAGGACGGGCTGACCGCCGCCGACCGGGTGGTGGCCAAGGACGTCGCCCATCAACTGGCCGGCTCGGCCGGCACCTTCGGTTACCAGTCGGCCACCGAGGTCGCCCGCAAGATCGAGCGGCTCTTCGCCGACGGCGACGGCTCGCACTGCTGGGCCACCGCCCGCGACCACGTACGCGACCTGATGCGCAAACTCCAAGACCCCCCAGAGTCCGGCGGATGCCCAGGTTTGTGAATCTGAGCTTCCGCAGAGTGGCAACCAGCAGCTTGCACCCACTCGCCGTCACCACGAACGCTTGAAAGTCAGATTGAACGCAACGTCGAGACCCGCGCCGCCCACTGCTTGGGTCTGACCGCCGCCACCACGAACGCTTGAAGGCCGGATTGAACGCACGTCGAGCGCCCTGGCGCGAGACCGACTCCGAAGGAGTCGGCGTGAGCGGCTGACAAGCTAACCACGGCGGGAGCGCGAGGGTCGCCCCTCGCAAACGTGAGCCGCCAGACCAGATCGCGGCAGCGGCACCCAACTCGACCGCGAATCCAATCAGAGCTTGCGGATACGCACCCACTCGACCCGATGGTCGTCGCTCTTGCGCAAGACGGCGGTGGCTCGGCCTCGGGTGGGCAGGATGTTGATGGCCAGGTTGGGGCCGTTGATCGAGTCCCAGATGCCTTCGGCGGTCGGGACGGCGTCCTCGTCGCTCAGCCCGGCGTAGCGGGTGAAGAAGGACCGCGGGTCGGTGAAGGCGGTCTGCCGCAATTCCAGGAAGCGTTGCACGTACCACTGCCGGATCGCGTCGGTGTGGGCGTCGATGTAGACCGAGAAGTCGAAGAAATCGCTCAGCGCCAGGCCGGTGGTGCCGTCCGGTCGCGGCCGGGCCGGCTGCAACACGTTCAGACCCTCGATGATCAGGATGTCCGGCCGGCGGACGACGATCTGTTCACCGGGCACGATGTCGTAGCTGAGGTGGTCGTAGACCGGTGCGGTGACGACGTCCTTGCCGGACTTGATGTCCATCACAAACCGCAGCAGGCGCGTGCGGTCGTACGACTCCGGGAAGCCCTTGCGGGACATGATTCCGCGCCGTTCCAGCTCCGCGTTCGGGAAGAGGAAACCGTCGGTGGTGACCAACTCCACCCGAGGATGATCGGGCCAACTGGCCAGCAGGGCCTGCAGCAGCCGCGCGGTGGTGGATTTGCCGACCGCCACCGAACCGGCCACCCCGATCACGAACGGGGTCCGGCCGACCGAGAGCCGGAGGAATTCGTTGCTGGCCTGGTGCAGGTCTCCGGTGTGCTTGACGTAGGTGGCCAGCAGCCGGGTCAGCGGCAGGTAGACCTCGCGGACGTCGTCCAGGCTGGTCGGGTCCTGCATGCCGCGCAGCGAACCGAGCGCTTCGGCGGTCAGCGGCATCGGGGTGGAGTTCGCCAGCGCGGCCCAGTCGGCGCGGCTGCGTTCCACGTACGGGCTGGCGGTGTCGCTGAGCTCGGGGCGATTCGGCACGGCCTGATTATCCCCGTTGCGGTTGCTGGTGCGCCGGGCGGATCCGTCGAACGCGGCCTGCCGACGGTAGCCTGACCGACCATGTGCGGGATCGTCGGATATGTGGGCGCGGGTTCGGCCGCGGAAGTGATCGTGGCCGGGCTGAAACGGCTGGAGTACCGCGGCTACGACTCGGCCGGGGTGGCCGTGGTGACCGGTCAGCCGGCCGACGGTGCGCCGGGGCCGCGGCGGATCGCGACGGCGAAGAAGGCCGGCAAGATCGCCAACCTGGTCGAGCTGCTGGACGCCGAGCCGCTGCCGAAGGACGGCGTCGGCATCGGGCACACCCGGTGGGCGACCCACGGCGTACCCAACGACCGCAACGCACACCCGCATCTCTCGTACGACGGTCGGGTCGCGGTCGTGCACAACGGCATCATCGAGAACTTCGCCGCGCTCCGCGCCGAGCTGCAGGCAGCCGGCATCGAGCCGGTCTCCGACACCGACACCGAGGTGGTCGCCCACCTGCTGGCACAGCAGCTGGCCGACGGGCAGCAGCTGGCCGCGGCGATGCGTACGGTGTGCAACCGGCTGGCCGGCGCCTTCACCCTGGTCGCGATCGATCGGGACGATCCGGAGGTGGTGGTCGGCGCCCGCCGCAACTCACCGCTGGTGGTCGGCGTCGGCGACGGCGCCAACTACCTCGGTTCGGATGTGGCCGCCTTCATCGAACACACCCGGGAGGCGATCGAGCTCGGGCAGGACCAGGTGGTCGAGATCCGTGCCGACCGGGTGGACGTGACCGGCTTCGACGGACGTCCGGCGGAGGTCCGTCGCTACCACGTGGACTGGGACCTGTCGGCGGCCGAGAAGGACGGCTTCGACTGGTTCATGCGCAAGGAGATCTACGAGCAGCCGAAGGCGATCGGCGACACTCTGCTCGGCCGCTACGACACCGACGGGGCGCTCCGGCTGGACGAGCTGCGGATGTCGGAGGCCGAGCTGCGGCGGATCGACAAGATCATCATCGTGGCCTGCGGCACCGCCTTCTATGCCGGCCTGGTCGCCAAGTACGCGATCGAGCACTGGACCCGGATCGCCTGTGAGGTCGAGCTGGCGCACGAATTCCGCTACCGCGACCCGATCGTCAACCCGAACACCCTGGTGGTCTGCATCAGTCAGTCCGGGGAGACCGCCGACTCGCTGATGGCCGTACGACATGCGGCCGAACAGGGCGCCAAGGTGCTGGCCATCTGCAACACCAACGGCTCCACCATTCCGCGCGAGTCGGACGCGGTGATCTACACCCACGCCGGACCGGAGATCGGGGTCGCCTCGACCAAGGGTTTCACCACCCAACTGGTCGCCTGCTATCTGCTCGGGCTCTATCTGGCGCAGGTCCGCGGCACCCTGTTCGGCGACGAGATCGCCCGGCTGATGGCCGAACTGGAGGAGATGCCGGCAACGCTGCAGCGGGTGCTGGACGAATCCGAACCGGTGCTCAAGCTGGCCGGCGACTTCGCCGAGCAGCCGTCGGTGCTGTTCCTGGGCAGGCACGTCGGCTATCCGGTGGCGTTGGAGGGCGCGCTCAAGCTGAAGGAGCTCGCCTACATCCATGCCGAAGGATTCGCGGCCGGGGAGCTCAAACACGGTCCGATCGCGCTGGTCGACGACGGGCTGCCGGTGTTCGTGGTGGTGCCGCCGAAGGGGCGGGACATGTTGCACGACAAGGTGGTCTCCAACATCGCCGAGATCCGCGCCCGCGGTGCGCTGACGGTGGTGCTGGCCGAGGAGGACGATCCGGAGATCGAGCCGTTGGCCGACGTCTGGATCCGGCTGCCGAAGGTCTCCACCCTGCTGCAGCCGGTGCTGGCCACCGTGCCGCTGCAGCTCTTCGCCTGTGAGTTGGCGACCCGCAAGGGTCACGATGTCGATCAGCCGCGGAACCTGGCAAAGTCGGTCACGGTGGAATGAGTTCGGTCACGGTGGAGTGAGCAGGAGGGCGGCCATGATCATCGGGGTTGGCATCGATGTGTGTGAGATCGCCCGCTTCGCGGAGACGATCGAACGCCGGCCCGGCCTGGTGAAGCGGCTGTTCACCAGCACCGAGGCGACCAAGCCGATGGCCTCCCTGGCCGCCCGGTTCGCGGCGAAGGAGGCGCTGGCCAAGGCGCTCGGCGCGCCGAGCGGTCTGTCCTGGCTGGACGCCGAGATCGAGACCGACGAGGTCGGCAAGCCCTCCTTCCGAGTACGAGGAACCGTCGCCGCCCGCGCCGCCGCCCTCGGCGTGGCCAACATCCACGTGTCGTTGTCGCACGACGCCGGGATAGCCTCGGCGTTCGTGATCTGCGAGGCCTGAGCACCATGATCACTGCCAAGGAGCCGCCATCATGCTGACCGCCTACCCGGTGCATGACATCCGGCGACTGGAAACGGCGGCGATCGACGCCGACCCGGCGCAGGACCTGATGCAACAGGCGGCCGGCGCGGTGGCGGCGGTGGCCGCCGAGGAGCTGGCCCGCCGTCGCGGACGGGTCTACGGCGCCCGGGTGTTGATCTTGGTCGGTGGCGGCAACAACGGTGGGGACGCGTTGTTCGCCGGTGCCCGGCTGGCTCGCCGCGGCGCTCGGGTGATCGCCCTGGGTCTGCTCGGCACCCCGCATCCCGGGGGCCTTGCCGCACTGCTGGCTGCCGGTGGCCGGCTGCTCGATCAAGATCAACTCGGGCAAGTTGATCTTGACGGGTTCGATCTCGGGTTGGACGGTGTGCTCGGCATCGGCGGCCGACCGGGATTGCCCGACCAGGTGGCCGAGATCGCCCGCAGGTTGGACGAGTGCGACGTGCCGGTGGTCGCCGTCGATCTTCCGTCCGGGGTGGACGCCGACACCGGCGCCGTGCCGTCGGCTGCCGTTCGGGCAACGGTCACGGTGAGCTTCGGTGCGGCCAAGCTGTGCGAGGTGATCGAACCGGCGAAGGGGAACTGCGGCCGGATCGTCCGTATTGATCTTGGTTTCCGGCCGGACAACGCGGTCACCGCGATCGACGTACTGGATGAAGTTGATCTTGCCCGGCGCTGGCCCTATCCGGACGCCCGGAGCAGCAAGTACACCCGGGGCGTGGTCGGCATCGATGCGGGGTCGACGCAGTATCCGGGTGCGGGCATCCTGGCCACCCACGGTGCGGTCTTCTCGGGTGCCGGAATGGTGCGATTCCACGGCGGCGAGGAGGCGCGCCGGGTGCTCACCGGTGCGCTGCCCAATGTGGTGTACGCCGAGGGTCGGGTGCAGGCGATGTTGTACGGCTCCGGCTGGGGGGATCGCAGTGACGGGGCCGAGGTGATCTCCCGCGGACTGGACAGCGGGCTGCCGGGTGTCGTGGACGCCGATGGGCTGCAACGCTTACCCAGCAGGGGAATGTCCGCGGACTGGCTGCTCACCCCGCACGCCGGCGAGCTGGCCCGGCTGCTCGGTTGCGACCGGTCCGAGGTCGAGGCCGATCCGCTGACGGCCGCGCATCGCGGCGCCGACCGGACCGGCGCAACCGTGCTGCTGAAGGGATCCACCCAGATCGTCGCGCAACCGGGACGTCGATCGGCGCTGATCGCCGTCGGCGGACCGGCCTGGACGGCGCAGGCCGGCTCGGGCGACGTACTGGCCGGGATCTGTACGACGCTGCTGGCCGCCGGCGTGCCGGCGCAGCTGGCCGGGGCCCTGGCCGCGTCGGTGCAGGCCGTGGCCGCCGCGTCGTTGCCGGGCCCGGTGCCGCCGCAGCGCCTGGCCGAGCAGGTGGCGATCGTGCTGGGCCGTCTGCAGCCGCAACCGCCGTACGAAGTTGATCATGAAATCGGTCGGTCCGGTGATGATCATGGGGCCGGGCGTCGATGACCTCCGATCGGACCGCGGGGATCGCCGCCCGGACAGCCAGTGCGGAGGTTGATCTCGCTGCCTTCCGGCGCAACGTTCGCCGGCTTCATGATCACGTCGGAGACGTGTCGATCATGGTTGTGGTCAAGGCCGACGGGTACGGCCACGGCATGATCAACTGTGCTGCCGCAGCCCGGGCCGCGGGCGCAGCCTGGGTCGGCACCGCGACGCCGACGGAGGCGCTGGCGCTGCGCGCGTCGGGAGACCGCGGGCGGCTGCTGTGCTGGCTGTACGGTCCGGACGAGGATCTGGAACCGGTCGTCGCGGCGGACATCGACCTCACCGTGCACAGCCCGGAGCAGCTGGCCTCGGTGGTCGCCGCGGCTGCCGCGATCAAGACCACTGCGCGGGTCCAGCTCAAGGTCGACACCGGGCTGTCCCGGAACGGATCGCCGATGCGGGACTGGCCCGATCTCTGTGCCGAGGCCGCCGACGCGGAACGAGCCGGCGCCGTGGCTGTCACCGGCATCTGGTCGCACTTCGCGGCCGCCGACGAGCCCGGGCATCCGTCCGTCGCCCGGCAGCAGCAGGCCTTCGCCGAGGCGCTCACCGTTTCCCAGCAGGCCGGGCTGACGCCGGAGGTCAGGCATCTGGCCAACTCCGCGGGTGCGATCACGTTGCCCGAGGCCCGCTACGACCTGGTCCGGCTGGGCATCGGCTGCTACGGCATCGAGCCCGTTCCCGGGCAGGCCGTGGCCGCCGGGCTGGAACTCGAGCCGGTGATGACGCTGCGGGCGCAACTGGTCAACGTGAAGCCGCTCGCCGCGGGCGAGGGGGTCTCGTACGGTCACACCTGGATCGCCGACCACGACACGGTGGTCGGACTGGTGCCGTTGGGCTACGGCGACGGCATTCCGGTGCACGCCAGCAACCGGGCCGAGGTTCAGGTCGGCGGCCGCCGCGCGCCGATCCGCGGCCGGGTCTGCATGGACCAGTTCGTTGTTGATCTTGGACCGGATGCCGAGGACCAGATCGGCGACGAAGTGATCATCTTCTCCGGCGCGGACCGCGGCCCGACTGCTCAGGACTGGGCGCAGGCCTGCGACACCATCGGCTACGAGATCGTCACCAGGATCGGCGCCCGGGTGCCGCG belongs to Microlunatus elymi and includes:
- the rplM gene encoding 50S ribosomal protein L13 encodes the protein MSTYSPKPGDITREWHVIDATDVVLGRLAVTAAGLLRGKHKPTFAPHVDGGDFVIIVNASKIALTGNKRTDKLAYRHSGRPGGLKAISYGELLDTDPRKAVEKAVWGMLPKNRLSRKMIKKLKVYAGPEHPHNAQKPQPYEITQLAQ
- the rpsI gene encoding 30S ribosomal protein S9, translating into MTENVTEAQATEAEQTEELTPFTEGEKEIAYRSEGGESRGAAGTGSRPAVIAAAGATGRRKEAIARVRIIPGSGSWTINGRTLEAYFPNKVHQQIVSEPFSTAAVDGAYDVIARINGGGTSGQAGALRLGIARALNEVDAEASRPSLKKAGMLTRDARIKERKKAGLKKARKAPQYSKR
- the glmM gene encoding phosphoglucosamine mutase, producing MGRLFGTDGVRGVANADLTAELALDLSVAAAHVLGEAGELARARPIAVVGRDPRASGEFLEAAVIAGLASAGINVVRLGVLPTPAVAHLTGSTAADLGVMISASHNPMPDNGIKFFARGGAKLDDALEDAIERRLGESWARPTGAGVGRVTYQPELVDGYVDHLVNSAGDGAGLDGIHVVVDCANGAAHRTAAATYGRLGAKVTTINAEPDGININDGAGSTHIESLQKRVVAEGADLGIALDGDADRCLAVDAEGTAVDGDQIMAILAIGLQELGRLSGDTLVATVMSNLGLTQAMSKYGITVEQTKVGDRYVLETMRAGGFSLGGEQSGHVVLAEHATTGDGVLTGLHLMQRMAVSGRSLAELAAVMERLPQVLVNVRDVDKNRTDTAPAVVEAVAAANAELGDSGRVLLRPSGTESLVRVMVEAPSADQAQAVANRLAHIVRTSLGVRTV
- a CDS encoding sensor histidine kinase; the encoded protein is MPGRRSSARSSLSRAVQRYPNVFIGLAITFVALCTAALLEILGLVGHSSLVWVNGVAQVAGSLALAIAAGIAAWRGPDRRQRRAWVLLSIAGVFATFGNCWIAVTMLLGRPVLSSLGDLGYVIGGIFAIVGMAAFPAAKQRGTELFRMILDGVVIAGSVLLTVTVLALPSVLAEGQNPFTRIDSLAVMATDTILATVAALLLIRGNRSDRPVLALLALGFVIWAGTDLARWVLIEHGVDFFNSPAPLLWPLGYACLALAARVPRRTRQPADASPARQASPIADTILTFGVLLIAAASNAPSASAMVSPWIGGLWLILVIAVVVRQVILIVDNERLRGSLERRVSARTRELESVTRQSELMLNSVGDGIYGVDSEGKITTANPSAARALGYRIEDLIGRNAHDLFHAPQLDGTAYDYEHCYIAEAIESGATNSEEDIYVCADGRQIPVEVTASPLDSQTSFPGAVIVFRDITQRREVDRMKREFVSVVSHELRTPLTAIRGSLGLLADQRLGNLGPQAQRMINIALNSTERLGRLVNDILDIDRMESGSMPMDFRDHDAVELLEVAASQLRPIAAAAQVQVIIEPSSGTVNVDADRIVQTLVNLISNAIKYSPTGDAVQVGAGPVGDRVDLGPVDLAAVGGGTGDHGRGGHGPGEAGLGDHGSAEHVPVDHGAVDHEGADRDMIVFWVADRGRGIPADKLEQIFERFEQVDSSDRREMGGSGLGLSISRSIVERHGGRIWAESPNGDGAIFRFILPAARPDEDESDFDRSADHSSGRSAEEIDATAVREPASEDLAG
- a CDS encoding response regulator; the encoded protein is MSGAIGSTRGSRWTSESTSSSDTDRAARAEPKPGKRQECGGEGMTTKDVLLVDDDASIREVIQLTLELVGGWHVHLAASGVEALEQVQERRPDAILLDMMMPGMDGATTLARLREAGGEKDVPVILLSAKLQQRRDDDQLDGLGVAGVIGKPFDPIALPGQIRTILGWAE
- a CDS encoding Hpt domain-containing protein, producing the protein MSPTESDVSAAEADPLDRVHEIFDRARERNLCRAEELAGWVTAAEQDGLTAADRVVAKDVAHQLAGSAGTFGYQSATEVARKIERLFADGDGSHCWATARDHVRDLMRKLQDPPESGGCPGL
- the coaA gene encoding type I pantothenate kinase, producing the protein MPNRPELSDTASPYVERSRADWAALANSTPMPLTAEALGSLRGMQDPTSLDDVREVYLPLTRLLATYVKHTGDLHQASNEFLRLSVGRTPFVIGVAGSVAVGKSTTARLLQALLASWPDHPRVELVTTDGFLFPNAELERRGIMSRKGFPESYDRTRLLRFVMDIKSGKDVVTAPVYDHLSYDIVPGEQIVVRRPDILIIEGLNVLQPARPRPDGTTGLALSDFFDFSVYIDAHTDAIRQWYVQRFLELRQTAFTDPRSFFTRYAGLSDEDAVPTAEGIWDSINGPNLAINILPTRGRATAVLRKSDDHRVEWVRIRKL